In Leptolyngbya sp. CCY15150, a genomic segment contains:
- a CDS encoding HpsJ family protein, with the protein MANSSDDLPQIIEGMRQFNLSISKSIAPFRWVGYGLLVLAFLSWVAFLTPLNLMNPTWEFQAIGGLVERVPVLLLAFLLIFFGEMSFRKPWERPIIHTLSWLCLVLGLLFFLMMPLGIVNTFRINQQNAVTATTEYNRQLEEAANLEAELDRASTADILAFLESQGAEVNLDNPDQVKDLLRDEINAGRASLTEDYNELRANQRLSLFKNSVQWNLGALLSGVLLVYIWRSTAWARGKHEGS; encoded by the coding sequence ATGGCAAATTCTAGTGATGATTTACCTCAAATTATTGAGGGAATGCGGCAGTTTAACCTGAGTATCTCCAAGTCCATTGCGCCGTTTCGCTGGGTGGGCTATGGTCTGCTAGTCCTAGCGTTTCTGAGCTGGGTTGCATTTCTCACACCCCTAAACTTGATGAACCCAACCTGGGAATTTCAGGCGATCGGGGGATTGGTGGAGCGAGTTCCCGTTCTGTTGCTAGCCTTCTTGCTGATCTTCTTTGGCGAGATGAGTTTTCGTAAACCCTGGGAACGTCCGATCATCCATACCTTGTCCTGGCTATGCCTGGTCTTGGGTCTGCTATTTTTCCTGATGATGCCCCTGGGTATTGTGAACACATTTCGCATCAATCAGCAAAATGCTGTCACGGCGACAACGGAATACAATCGCCAGCTTGAGGAAGCAGCTAATCTTGAGGCAGAGTTAGACCGGGCTAGCACCGCAGATATTTTGGCATTTCTGGAATCCCAAGGGGCAGAAGTTAATCTAGATAATCCAGATCAGGTGAAAGACCTTCTGCGGGATGAGATTAATGCTGGACGCGCTAGCCTAACGGAAGACTATAACGAATTGCGGGCTAACCAAAGGCTATCTCTCTTTAAAAATTCTGTGCAGTGGAACCTGGGAGCCTTACTTTCAGGAGTCTTACTCGTTTATATCTGGCGATCGACAGCTTGGGCCCGAGGTAAGCATGAGGGTAGCTAG
- a CDS encoding RibD family protein: MSRLQVTVVLAMSADGKIADDQRSPARFGSERDRLHLETRWAEADAVLIGAGTLRSYGTTLLVKQPHLLAQRQERGQPSQPVQIVCSASGQLNPSDRFFSQSVKRWLLTSEPAADQWRDRPEFEQLFVASPDPATPLDLRQAIALISAQGIQKLVVGGGGQLVSSLLAADLVDDLWLTVCPLLLGGRCAPTPLDGSGYAQAIAPRLALLSVEAIADEVFLHYQIKRALDQG; this comes from the coding sequence TTGTCTAGGCTGCAAGTCACCGTCGTCCTAGCCATGAGTGCCGACGGAAAAATTGCCGATGACCAGCGATCGCCTGCCCGCTTTGGCTCGGAGCGCGATCGCCTTCATTTGGAAACCCGCTGGGCTGAGGCTGATGCCGTTCTGATCGGTGCAGGCACCCTGCGTTCCTACGGCACCACCTTGCTCGTCAAACAGCCCCATCTGTTGGCCCAGCGGCAGGAGCGGGGGCAGCCGTCTCAACCGGTGCAGATTGTCTGTTCGGCATCGGGACAGTTGAACCCTAGCGATCGCTTCTTCTCCCAGTCGGTAAAGCGCTGGCTGTTGACTAGCGAGCCAGCAGCGGATCAGTGGCGCGATCGCCCTGAGTTTGAGCAGCTCTTCGTCGCCAGTCCTGATCCGGCCACCCCCTTGGATCTTCGGCAAGCGATCGCCTTAATCAGCGCCCAGGGTATTCAGAAACTTGTGGTAGGTGGCGGCGGACAGCTCGTCTCATCTCTCCTCGCCGCCGACCTTGTCGATGATCTTTGGTTAACCGTTTGTCCCCTCTTGCTGGGCGGCCGTTGTGCCCCCACACCCTTAGACGGCAGCGGCTATGCCCAAGCGATCGCTCCTAGGTTGGCCCTGTTATCCGTTGAAGCGATCGCTGACGAGGTATTTCTCCACTACCAGATTAAGCGTGCGTTAGACCAAGGGTAA